In one Pseudomonas sp. R84 genomic region, the following are encoded:
- a CDS encoding DMT family transporter, producing the protein MHISSGRWVYGLFLALLTAFLWGILPIKLKQVLLVMDPVTVTWFRLLVSGGCLFIYLAAVKRLPSRKVLGPKGGWLVLMAVLGLVGNYVLYLMGLNLLSPGTAQLVVQMGPIMLLIASLFVFKERFSIGQGIGLAVLLIGFVLFFNQRLAELLTSLSDYTAGVLLVLLASTVWTFYALGQKQLLTVWNSLQVMMVIYLFCALLLTPWVHPLEALNLSPLQGWLLLACCMNTLIAYGAFAEALAHWEASRVSATLAITPLVTFGAVAIAAGIWPEYVRAEQINALGYGGAVLVVLGSALVALGPSLIAGLKARRMKMAAG; encoded by the coding sequence GCGTTTCTGTGGGGCATTCTGCCGATCAAACTCAAACAAGTCTTGCTGGTGATGGACCCGGTGACGGTGACCTGGTTTCGTCTGTTGGTTTCCGGTGGTTGTCTGTTCATCTATCTGGCGGCAGTGAAGCGCCTGCCCAGCCGTAAAGTGCTCGGGCCCAAGGGTGGCTGGCTGGTGCTGATGGCGGTGCTCGGGCTGGTCGGCAACTATGTGTTGTACCTGATGGGTCTCAATCTGCTCAGCCCCGGCACCGCACAACTGGTGGTGCAGATGGGCCCGATCATGTTGCTGATCGCCAGTCTGTTTGTGTTCAAGGAACGCTTCAGTATCGGTCAGGGCATTGGTCTGGCGGTGCTATTGATCGGTTTTGTGTTGTTCTTCAATCAGCGCCTGGCCGAGCTGCTGACCTCGCTGTCGGATTACACCGCAGGGGTTTTGCTGGTGCTTTTGGCGTCGACGGTGTGGACCTTCTATGCGCTGGGCCAGAAGCAATTGCTGACGGTGTGGAATTCGCTGCAGGTGATGATGGTGATCTATCTGTTCTGTGCACTGTTGCTGACGCCGTGGGTGCATCCGCTCGAAGCGTTGAATCTGAGTCCGCTGCAGGGTTGGCTGCTGTTGGCATGCTGCATGAACACGCTGATTGCCTACGGCGCGTTCGCTGAGGCGCTGGCGCACTGGGAGGCGTCGCGGGTCAGTGCGACGTTGGCGATTACGCCGTTGGTAACGTTTGGTGCCGTGGCGATTGCGGCCGGGATCTGGCCCGAATATGTGCGTGCCGAGCAGATCAATGCGCTGGGCTATGGCGGGGCGGTGCTGGTGGTACTGGGGTCGGCACTGGTGGCGTTGGGGCCTTCGTTGATTGCCGGGTTGAAGGCGCGGCGGATGAAGATGGCAGCAGGCTAA
- a CDS encoding rhodanese-related sulfurtransferase: MTQPIVVAALYKFVTLEDYVNLREPLLQAMVDNQIKGTLLIAEEGINGTVSGSREGIDGLLAWLKNDPRMIDIDHKESYCDEQPFYRTKVKLKKEIVTLGVEGVDPNKKVGTYVDPQDWNALISDPEVLLIDTRNDYEVSIGTFEGAIDPKTTSFREFPDYIKEHFNPAVHKKVAMFCTGGIRCEKASSYMLGEGYEEVYHLKGGILKYLEEVPQEETKWQGDCFVFDNRVTVRHDLSEGDYDQCHACRTPVSVEDRASEHYVAGISCPHCWDKLSEKTRRSAIDRQKQIELAKARNMPHPIGYNYKQASTEA; the protein is encoded by the coding sequence ATGACACAACCGATTGTCGTGGCGGCACTGTATAAGTTCGTCACCCTCGAAGATTACGTCAACCTGCGCGAGCCTCTGCTGCAAGCGATGGTCGACAACCAGATCAAAGGCACCCTGCTGATCGCCGAAGAAGGCATCAACGGCACGGTGTCCGGCAGCCGCGAAGGCATCGATGGCCTGCTCGCCTGGCTGAAGAACGACCCACGCATGATCGACATCGATCACAAAGAGTCGTACTGCGACGAGCAGCCGTTCTATCGCACCAAAGTCAAACTGAAGAAAGAGATCGTCACCCTCGGTGTCGAAGGCGTCGACCCGAACAAAAAAGTCGGCACTTACGTTGATCCGCAAGACTGGAACGCGTTGATCAGCGACCCGGAAGTGCTGTTGATCGACACGCGCAACGATTACGAAGTATCGATCGGCACCTTCGAAGGCGCCATCGATCCGAAAACCACCAGTTTTCGCGAATTTCCCGACTACATCAAAGAACACTTCAACCCGGCCGTGCACAAAAAGGTCGCGATGTTCTGCACCGGTGGCATTCGCTGCGAGAAAGCCTCGAGCTACATGCTCGGCGAAGGCTATGAAGAGGTTTACCACCTCAAGGGTGGCATCCTGAAGTACCTTGAAGAGGTGCCGCAGGAAGAGACCAAGTGGCAGGGCGACTGCTTTGTGTTCGACAACCGCGTGACCGTGCGTCACGACCTCAGCGAAGGCGACTACGATCAATGTCATGCCTGCCGCACACCGGTCAGTGTTGAAGATCGCGCCTCCGAGCATTACGTCGCTGGCATCAGTTGCCCGCATTGCTGGGACAAGCTCAGCGAGAAAACCCGCCGCAGCGCGATCGATCGGCAGAAGCAGATCGAACTGGCCAAGGCGCGCAACATGCCGCACCCGATCGGCTACAACTACAAGCAAGCATCCACCGAGGCTTAA
- a CDS encoding BolA family protein — MTMQQRIESTLGLLQPEHLQVLDESHMHSRGLQTHFKAVVVSAQFDGLNRVKRHQKVYGTLGELMGEFHALALHTYTPQEWAETGAAPASPTCAGGRQPQA, encoded by the coding sequence ATGACCATGCAACAACGCATCGAATCGACGCTGGGCCTGCTTCAGCCTGAGCACCTGCAAGTGCTGGATGAAAGCCACATGCACAGTCGCGGGTTACAGACGCACTTCAAGGCAGTGGTGGTCAGCGCGCAGTTCGACGGCCTGAACCGGGTCAAGCGTCACCAGAAAGTCTACGGCACGCTCGGCGAGTTGATGGGCGAATTCCATGCGTTGGCGCTGCACACCTACACCCCGCAGGAATGGGCAGAGACTGGCGCCGCCCCGGCGTCGCCAACCTGTGCCGGAGGACGGCAGCCGCAAGCTTGA
- a CDS encoding class II fumarate hydratase, producing the protein MSRIETDSLGQIEVPDDAYWGAQTQRSLINFAIGQERMPLPVLHALALIKKAAARVNDRNGDLPADIARLIEQAADEVLDGQHDDQFPLVVWQTGSGTQSNMNVNEVIAGRANELAGNPRGGKTPVHPNDHVNRSQSSNDCFPTAMSIATAQAVQEQLLPAIAELSGGLAELAARHMKLVKTGRTHMMDATPITFGQELSGFIAQLDYAERAIRAALPAVCELAQGGTAVGTGLNSPHGFGEAIAAELAALSGLPFVTAPNKFAALAGHEPLTSLSGALKTLAVALMKIANDLRLLGSGPRAGFAEVRLPANEPGSSIMPGKVNPTQCEALSMLACQVLGNDVTIGIAASQGHLQLNVFKPVIIHNLLQSIRLLADGCSNFQQHCIAGLEPDAEVMARHLERGLMLVTALNPHIGYDKSAEIAKKAYSEGLTLREAALALGYLTDEEFDAWVRPENMIEAGAKGLVL; encoded by the coding sequence ATGAGCCGTATCGAAACCGACAGTCTGGGCCAGATCGAAGTCCCGGACGACGCTTACTGGGGTGCTCAGACGCAACGCTCGCTGATCAACTTCGCCATTGGTCAGGAACGCATGCCGCTGCCGGTCCTGCACGCCCTGGCCCTGATCAAGAAAGCCGCCGCCCGGGTCAACGACCGCAACGGCGACCTGCCCGCCGACATCGCCCGCCTGATTGAGCAGGCCGCCGACGAAGTCCTCGACGGCCAGCACGACGACCAGTTTCCACTGGTGGTGTGGCAGACCGGCAGCGGCACCCAGAGCAACATGAACGTCAACGAGGTGATTGCCGGTCGCGCCAACGAACTGGCCGGCAACCCGCGCGGCGGCAAGACGCCGGTGCACCCGAACGATCACGTCAACCGCTCGCAAAGCTCCAACGACTGTTTCCCTACCGCGATGAGCATCGCCACTGCGCAAGCGGTGCAGGAACAACTGCTGCCGGCAATTGCCGAGCTGTCCGGCGGCCTCGCCGAACTGGCGGCGCGGCACATGAAACTGGTGAAGACCGGGCGCACGCACATGATGGACGCGACGCCGATCACCTTCGGTCAGGAGCTGTCGGGTTTCATCGCGCAGCTGGATTACGCCGAGCGCGCAATCCGCGCCGCGCTGCCGGCGGTGTGTGAACTGGCTCAGGGCGGCACCGCGGTCGGTACCGGGCTGAATTCGCCACACGGTTTTGGCGAGGCGATTGCCGCAGAACTGGCGGCGCTGTCCGGCCTGCCCTTCGTCACCGCGCCGAACAAGTTCGCCGCCCTCGCCGGCCACGAACCGCTGACCAGCCTGTCGGGCGCGCTGAAAACCCTCGCCGTGGCGCTGATGAAAATCGCCAACGACCTGCGTCTGCTCGGCTCCGGGCCACGCGCAGGTTTTGCCGAAGTGCGCCTGCCGGCGAATGAGCCGGGCAGTTCGATCATGCCGGGCAAGGTCAACCCGACCCAGTGCGAAGCGCTGTCGATGCTCGCCTGTCAGGTACTGGGCAATGACGTGACCATCGGCATTGCCGCCAGTCAGGGTCACTTGCAGTTGAACGTGTTCAAACCGGTGATCATCCACAACCTGCTGCAATCAATCCGCCTGCTCGCCGATGGCTGTAGCAACTTCCAGCAGCACTGCATCGCCGGGCTGGAGCCGGATGCCGAGGTCATGGCCAGACATCTGGAACGTGGGCTGATGCTCGTGACCGCGTTGAACCCGCACATCGGCTATGACAAGTCTGCGGAGATTGCCAAGAAGGCCTATAGCGAAGGACTGACCTTGCGTGAGGCGGCGTTGGCGCTGGGGTATCTGACCGATGAAGAGTTTGATGCCTGGGTGCGGCCGGAGAATATGATCGAGGCTGGCGCCAAGGGCTTAGTTTTGTAG
- a CDS encoding DUF2059 domain-containing protein yields the protein MTRLRAICTAVALVCASGQVLADTASHNASAEAFLTLAHADKLGTPVYMQVQQMFAQRFEQTKAPEAKKAVLETYQAKANAALDQAIGWNKLKPDMVKLYTTNFSESELKDLVAFYQSPLGKKVLEKMPQLTQQSAQMTQAKLESAVPVVNKLLDDMTKELDPKGAAAPAKKK from the coding sequence ATGACTCGTCTTCGTGCCATCTGCACCGCGGTTGCACTGGTTTGCGCCAGCGGCCAGGTGCTTGCCGATACCGCCAGCCACAACGCCAGTGCTGAAGCTTTCCTGACCCTGGCGCACGCTGACAAGCTGGGCACTCCGGTGTACATGCAAGTGCAGCAAATGTTCGCTCAGCGTTTCGAACAGACCAAAGCCCCGGAAGCCAAGAAAGCCGTGCTGGAAACCTACCAGGCCAAGGCCAACGCCGCTCTGGACCAGGCCATTGGCTGGAACAAGCTCAAGCCTGACATGGTCAAGCTCTATACCACTAACTTCAGCGAATCCGAGCTGAAAGACCTGGTCGCGTTCTACCAGTCGCCACTGGGCAAGAAAGTCCTGGAAAAAATGCCGCAGCTGACCCAGCAATCGGCCCAGATGACCCAAGCCAAACTGGAAAGCGCCGTGCCAGTCGTCAACAAGTTGCTCGACGACATGACCAAAGAGCTGGACCCGAAAGGCGCTGCTGCGCCGGCCAAGAAGAAGTAA